Proteins encoded in a region of the Euzebya tangerina genome:
- a CDS encoding cell wall-binding repeat-containing protein codes for MDKALTSRQLVMVMVAMAIAISGWAVLVGGPASAQGDSESGSGLDTSSESEPGSGTRIIDTSQYDTPAELSVAISQEMPDDAVIDEVLIARDDDFADALASGALQGTRPLLLIPGQGELPAIVGDEISRLGVERVVVLGGTAAVSDTVIGDLIRLGLAVDRVAGPDRISTAAEIADRIASDEPVETVILARAYGSSGDPTQAFADALAAGAMGAETGWPILLTDSSTLSSRTRDVIRDGVEDVYIVGGTEAISAAVEAELETLTRVTRVAGPNRFGTAAEIAKVVADRDTVDDADGIAGWTLIEGTEEDAWQAGFAAASVSAATDSPILLGTGEALPVETEAQMSQTEVAAPEDDDTVLLCIISFETCEFGRRGTGLPPSPLIGIRPADGAAVGFGSNVMIGVDPVDLAAGTELLIEGCLAAATPDASGVIELDDSGNAVLQVPRYGERETCDSTLRATFDNGETAVVSRGYVRPAGSVEPDNVDITVIPSVRDDRDTPYPVVLRSTTTCDHDPEGIENVDDLILTGEVPVADADGNPYPPLATWDDMQGQSEVLSDARCTLKLIADSDATFVNRYQVTIGEGDDSTEVFGGTGQTVELDIADASPDQDPITVTYDVLVSSLAIVDTSWPAPEREGVPVWILDRNIRANCFFGQLASTPSKLMAPAGLPCTFLWIDGSDGILVMYLGHPLTLQDGGQIQIERDRGPLGVWGEFSTTG; via the coding sequence ATGGACAAGGCGTTGACGTCACGACAGTTGGTCATGGTGATGGTCGCGATGGCGATTGCCATCTCGGGTTGGGCGGTGTTGGTTGGAGGACCAGCGTCAGCTCAGGGAGATAGTGAGTCGGGTAGCGGTCTCGACACCAGCAGCGAGTCCGAGCCGGGTTCGGGTACCCGCATAATCGACACCAGTCAGTACGACACCCCGGCCGAGCTCAGCGTCGCCATCTCCCAGGAGATGCCGGACGATGCGGTCATCGATGAAGTCCTGATCGCCCGGGACGACGACTTCGCTGACGCACTGGCGTCTGGCGCCCTACAGGGCACCCGACCACTGCTCCTGATTCCTGGGCAGGGCGAGCTGCCCGCCATCGTCGGCGATGAGATCAGCCGACTGGGCGTCGAGCGCGTCGTGGTTCTGGGCGGCACCGCTGCCGTGTCCGACACTGTCATCGGCGATCTGATTCGACTGGGTCTCGCCGTCGACCGCGTCGCCGGCCCCGATCGGATCTCGACCGCCGCGGAGATCGCCGACCGCATTGCCTCAGACGAGCCGGTCGAGACCGTGATCCTCGCGCGCGCGTACGGGAGCAGCGGCGACCCGACTCAAGCCTTCGCCGACGCGCTCGCCGCTGGCGCAATGGGCGCCGAGACGGGCTGGCCGATCCTGCTGACCGACAGCAGCACGCTGTCAAGCCGCACGCGGGATGTCATCCGGGACGGCGTGGAGGACGTCTACATCGTGGGGGGCACCGAGGCGATCAGCGCCGCTGTCGAGGCAGAGCTGGAGACACTGACCCGAGTCACCCGGGTGGCCGGCCCCAACCGATTCGGAACAGCCGCCGAGATCGCCAAGGTCGTCGCCGACAGAGACACGGTCGACGATGCGGACGGCATCGCCGGGTGGACCCTGATCGAGGGCACCGAGGAGGATGCGTGGCAGGCCGGCTTTGCCGCTGCCTCTGTCTCCGCGGCCACCGACTCTCCCATCCTGCTGGGCACCGGCGAGGCACTTCCCGTCGAGACTGAAGCACAGATGAGCCAGACGGAGGTGGCCGCTCCAGAGGACGACGACACGGTCCTGCTGTGCATCATCTCCTTCGAGACGTGCGAGTTCGGACGTCGCGGCACCGGTCTGCCGCCATCACCGCTGATCGGGATCCGTCCTGCGGACGGCGCCGCAGTCGGCTTCGGTTCGAACGTCATGATTGGTGTGGACCCCGTCGATCTGGCGGCGGGTACCGAACTGTTGATCGAGGGTTGCCTAGCCGCTGCAACTCCTGATGCCTCGGGAGTCATCGAGCTGGACGATTCGGGCAACGCCGTGTTGCAAGTGCCTCGCTACGGCGAACGGGAAACTTGTGACTCGACCCTGCGCGCCACGTTCGACAACGGGGAGACGGCCGTGGTCAGCCGCGGCTACGTTCGGCCGGCCGGCAGTGTCGAACCCGACAATGTGGACATAACCGTCATCCCCTCCGTGCGGGACGACCGCGACACCCCGTATCCGGTCGTGCTGCGGTCAACCACGACGTGCGACCATGACCCCGAAGGCATCGAGAACGTCGATGATCTCATCCTTACCGGTGAGGTCCCTGTCGCTGACGCTGACGGAAACCCGTACCCCCCGCTCGCGACTTGGGATGACATGCAAGGCCAGAGCGAGGTGCTCAGCGACGCCCGGTGCACGCTCAAACTCATCGCTGACTCGGACGCCACCTTCGTCAACCGTTACCAGGTCACCATCGGCGAAGGGGATGATTCGACCGAGGTCTTCGGCGGCACCGGGCAAACCGTGGAGCTCGACATCGCCGATGCGAGCCCGGACCAGGACCCGATCACCGTCACATACGACGTTCTGGTAAGCAGCCTCGCCATCGTCGACACGAGTTGGCCAGCGCCAGAACGTGAGGGTGTTCCCGTGTGGATCCTGGACAGGAACATCCGGGCCAACTGCTTCTTTGGACAGCTTGCGTCGACGCCCAGCAAGTTGATGGCTCCTGCCGGTCTCCCTTGTACCTTCCTGTGGATAGACGGGTCGGACGGCATCCTCGTGATGTACCTGGGGCACCCATTGACGCTCCAAGACGGCGGCCAGATCCAGATCGAGAGAGACCGCGGGCCCTTGGGAGTGTGGGGCGAATTCTCAACGACGGGATGA
- the uvrA gene encoding excinuclease ABC subunit UvrA, whose product MSSPDPSAVPAPASTLVVAGAREHNLKDVSIEIPRDALVVFSGLSGSGKSSLAFDTIYAEGQRRYVESLSAYARQFLGQMDKPDVDFIEGLSPAISIDQKTTSKNPRSTVGTITEVYDYLRLLFARIGKPHCPECGRPIERQSAEQIVDQLEQLPEGERFMVLAPVVRGRKGNYTTLMKELSQKGFARALVNGEMADLADPPELERYEQHDIEVVVDRLVAKPDIRRRLNDAIEQALNLADGLAAVVTVPKDGEGERTVFSEHLACPYDGLSFDKLEPRSFSFNTPYGACTACDGLGIRKEVDPDLVITSIDDSIDDGVIIPFSSGPQQRYFSQVLAAIADKRGFKTSTPWKSLKAKDKRVLLHGLDGKVHVSYTNRYGRKRSYNANFEGAIPWLQRKYAETDSDYQRDKIQEYMREVPCPTCKGARLRPLPLHVLIEGKSIADVSAMSIRDSEAFFDQVVLDERDAMIAAPVLKEINERLSFLLDVGLDYLTLSRAAGTLAGGEAQRIRLATQIGSGLVGCLYVLDEPSIGLHQRDNERLIDTLVRLRNLGNTVIVVEHDRATMEAADHIVEIGPGAGERGGEIVHSGTLDGLLDNDRSMTGAYLSGRKSIAVPEARRKVTKSKSITVRGAREHNLDNVTVKFPLGVFTAVTGVSGSGKSTLVNDILKQVLLRHVYGSRTVPGAHRKVDGLDKIDKVVGIDQSPIGRTPRSNPATYTGVFDHIRKLFAATQEAKVRGYQPGRFSFNVKGGRCENCKGDGTIKIDMQFLPDIYVPCEVCKGARYNRETLQVHYKGKTISDVLDMPIDEALTFFENLTSIRTHMETLVDVGLGYVRLGQSATTLSGGEAQRVKLASELRKRQTGQTVYILDEPTTGLHFDDVRKLLDVLHRLVDKGNTVIVIEHDLEVVKTADWIIDLGPEGGSGGGTIIGEGTPEQIVDTPNSYTGKFLAGMLD is encoded by the coding sequence GTGAGCAGCCCTGACCCATCCGCCGTTCCCGCCCCCGCATCGACCCTCGTTGTGGCCGGTGCCAGAGAGCACAACCTCAAGGATGTCTCGATCGAGATCCCGCGGGATGCCCTGGTCGTCTTCAGCGGTCTGAGCGGCTCCGGCAAGTCATCGCTGGCCTTCGACACCATCTACGCGGAGGGGCAGCGGCGGTACGTCGAGTCGCTCAGCGCGTACGCGCGGCAGTTCCTGGGCCAGATGGACAAGCCGGACGTCGACTTCATCGAGGGGCTGTCCCCGGCCATCTCGATCGACCAGAAGACCACCTCGAAGAACCCGCGGTCCACGGTCGGGACGATCACGGAGGTGTACGACTACCTCCGGCTTCTCTTCGCGCGGATCGGCAAGCCCCACTGCCCGGAGTGCGGTCGGCCGATCGAGCGCCAGTCAGCCGAGCAGATCGTGGACCAGTTGGAGCAGCTGCCCGAGGGGGAGCGCTTCATGGTCCTCGCACCCGTGGTCCGGGGACGCAAGGGCAACTACACGACGCTCATGAAGGAGCTCTCGCAGAAGGGCTTTGCTCGTGCGCTGGTGAACGGGGAGATGGCGGACCTTGCCGACCCGCCCGAGCTCGAGCGGTACGAGCAGCACGACATCGAGGTCGTGGTCGATCGACTGGTGGCCAAGCCGGACATCCGCCGGCGACTGAACGACGCGATCGAGCAGGCGCTCAACCTGGCCGACGGCCTGGCGGCGGTGGTGACGGTACCCAAGGACGGGGAGGGGGAGCGGACGGTCTTCAGTGAGCATCTCGCCTGTCCCTACGACGGGCTGTCGTTCGACAAGCTGGAGCCGCGCTCGTTCTCGTTCAACACCCCGTACGGGGCCTGCACGGCCTGCGACGGTCTGGGCATCCGCAAAGAGGTTGACCCGGATCTGGTGATCACATCGATCGACGACTCGATCGACGACGGGGTGATCATCCCGTTCTCCAGCGGGCCACAGCAGCGCTACTTCTCCCAGGTGCTCGCCGCGATCGCGGACAAGCGTGGCTTCAAGACCTCGACGCCATGGAAGTCATTGAAGGCCAAGGACAAGCGCGTGCTGCTCCACGGCCTGGACGGCAAGGTCCACGTCAGCTACACCAACCGCTACGGCCGGAAGCGCTCCTACAACGCCAACTTCGAGGGCGCCATCCCGTGGCTGCAGCGCAAGTACGCGGAGACCGACTCCGACTACCAGCGCGACAAGATCCAGGAGTACATGCGCGAGGTGCCGTGTCCGACGTGCAAGGGCGCGCGCCTGCGGCCCCTCCCGCTCCACGTGCTGATCGAGGGCAAGTCGATCGCCGACGTGTCGGCGATGTCGATCCGCGACAGCGAGGCCTTCTTCGACCAGGTGGTGCTGGACGAGCGCGACGCCATGATCGCCGCACCGGTGCTGAAGGAGATCAATGAGCGGCTCTCCTTCCTGCTGGACGTCGGTCTCGACTACCTGACCCTGTCCCGCGCCGCAGGCACGCTGGCGGGTGGCGAGGCACAGCGCATTCGGCTGGCCACCCAGATCGGGTCCGGGCTCGTGGGCTGCCTGTACGTCCTGGACGAGCCGTCGATCGGCCTGCACCAGCGCGACAACGAGCGGCTGATCGACACGCTGGTGCGTCTGCGGAACCTGGGCAACACCGTCATCGTCGTCGAGCACGACCGGGCGACCATGGAGGCGGCGGACCACATCGTCGAGATCGGCCCGGGGGCGGGGGAGCGGGGCGGTGAGATCGTCCACTCCGGCACCTTGGACGGCTTGCTCGACAACGACCGCTCGATGACCGGGGCCTACCTCTCGGGCCGCAAGTCCATCGCGGTGCCGGAGGCTCGGCGCAAGGTGACGAAGTCCAAGTCGATCACCGTCCGCGGGGCACGTGAGCACAACCTCGACAATGTGACCGTGAAGTTCCCGCTCGGGGTGTTCACGGCCGTCACCGGCGTCAGCGGCTCGGGCAAGTCGACGCTGGTGAACGACATCCTGAAGCAGGTGCTGCTGCGACACGTCTACGGGTCGCGGACCGTTCCCGGTGCACACCGGAAGGTGGACGGTCTGGACAAGATCGACAAGGTCGTCGGGATCGACCAGTCGCCTATCGGGCGGACGCCGCGCTCCAACCCCGCCACCTACACCGGGGTCTTCGACCACATCCGCAAGCTCTTCGCTGCGACGCAGGAGGCGAAGGTCCGCGGCTACCAGCCCGGCCGGTTCTCCTTCAACGTCAAGGGCGGCCGGTGCGAGAACTGCAAGGGCGACGGGACGATCAAGATCGACATGCAGTTCCTGCCGGACATCTACGTCCCGTGTGAGGTGTGCAAGGGCGCGCGATACAACCGCGAGACGCTGCAGGTGCACTACAAGGGCAAGACCATCTCCGACGTCCTCGACATGCCGATCGACGAGGCACTCACGTTCTTCGAGAACCTGACGTCGATCCGAACCCACATGGAGACCCTGGTCGACGTCGGCCTGGGCTACGTCCGGCTGGGACAGTCGGCGACCACGCTGTCCGGTGGAGAGGCGCAGCGGGTCAAGCTCGCCAGCGAGCTGCGGAAACGCCAGACCGGCCAGACCGTCTACATCCTTGACGAGCCCACCACCGGCTTGCACTTCGACGACGTCCGGAAGCTGCTGGACGTCCTGCACCGCTTGGTGGACAAGGGCAACACGGTCATCGTGATCGAGCACGACCTCGAGGTGGTCAAGACCGCTGACTGGATCATCGACCTGGGGCCCGAGGGCGGGTCGGGCGGTGGCACCATCATCGGTGAGGGGACACCGGAGCAGATCGTCGACACCCCCAACAGCTACACCGGCAAGTTCCTGGCCGGGATGCTGGACTGA